CGTGGGGGTATTCGTAGCGCAGTTCGCGCAGGCTGAAACGGCAGCGTTCGGCGATGCGGACGCTCTCGGCGAGCAGGTCCTCGGGGTAGATCGCCGCCAGCGCGCGGCGACTGCGCAGGTGGCGCTCTCCGTTGGGGAACAGGCGGTGCCCGGCATCAGCCAGGGTGGTGTGGTGGCGGACCGCGGTCAGGGTGTCCTGCAGGGCGCGCCGGCCGCGCACGTGCATGTGCACGTCGCCGGTCGCGACCAGCGGCAGGCCGATGCGCTCGCCCAGGTGGCGCAGGCGGGCCAGGCGGGCGTCGTCGTCCGGGCCGCGATGCAGCTCCACCGCCAGCCAGGCGCGGTCCGGGAAGCTGGCGTGCAGCCAGCGGGCATGGTCGCTGTCGAGGGCGTCATCGCGGGTGTCGCCCCGTGGCAGCCAGAGCGCGAGCAGGCCGTCGGTACCCGGATCGCTGTCGTGCGATGCGGCGTCGGAGGCGAAGTCCTCGCGCAACATCCGGTACTCGCCCTTGGGGGCACGCCGACGGGCGCGGGTCAGGCATTGGCACAGGCGCGAATAGCCGGCCAGGTTCTCCACCAGCAGGACCAGTTTGGGTCCGTCCTCCAACTGGACCTCGCTGCCGACGATCAGCGGCACGCCGGACTTTTCCGACGCCTCCAGCGCGCGCACGATACCGGCCAGCGAACCCTCGTCGGTGATCGCCAGGGCGCTGTAGCCCTGTTGCCGGGCGCGCTCGAACAGCTCGGCCGCAGTCGATGCCCCGCGCTGGAAGCTGAAGGCTGACAGGCAGTGCAGCTCGGCGTAGGCGGGCAGGGGCGCGCTCATGAGAACCAGCCGTGCAGCATGAAGCCGTCCGCCGCGCTGCTGGCGGGGTGGTGGCTGGTGAGGCGCGGGGGGTCGCCGGCGGCGCGGTAGGCCCAGGCGCGTTGGCCCTGGCTGGTCTGCAGCAGGTAGTAATCACGGCGCAGGTCGCCGTCCCACCAGCCGGTCTCGATGCGTTCGGGTCCGGCGAGGATGCGCAGCTGGTGATCGCGCAGCGGCACCGGATGCGGCAGCAGCCAGCCCGGACGGGGCAGGTCGGCCGGCGGAGCGACCCGCGAGTGCTCGGCTTGCCAGGCCCGTTCGGGGCGATGGTCGGCGCGCACGCCCAGACCCTGCACGGATTCATCGCCGAGCCGGGCCCGCAGGCGCTCGCGCAGTTGCTCCCACGGCACCGCCTGTTGTGGGCGCGCATCGAACAGGTCGCGACCTGCCGGCACGAACGGGGGCAGTTCACGGGCCAGCAGCTGCACGCCGCGCACCGGGGCGGGAACCCGCTCCTGCTCCAGCCGGCCCCGGGCCAGTTCGAACAGCATGGCCGAGTCGCGCTCGGGCGCCAGCAGGCCGACCACCACCTCGGTATCGGCGCAGCGCTCGTGTTCCAGCACCAGGGTGAAACGTTCCACGCCCCCGTCGCGTCCGGCCAGGTAGGCAGCCAGATCGGCGGTCAGGCGGCGCAGCGGGAACAGCAGCGCCTGACTGGACTCCACGTCGTAGTTGAGGTCGATCCGCGAGCTGAAGCTGTCGGGCGGCTGGTAGTAACGCAGTGGTGTGGGCAGTGAGCCGGTGAGGCGGTCCAGGTGGGCGAGGGCGTCCTTGCCCACCCGCCGGCCCAGCGCCACGCGCGGCAGCGCGACGACCTGGCCCAGCTTGCTCAGCCCCATCCGGCGCAGGCTGCTGGCCACCTCGGCGGGCAGGCCGCTGCGCTCCACCGGCAACTGGGCCAGCGCGTTGTGCAGGGGGCCATCGGTCAGGATCGCCAGCCCGTCATGCTGGTTGGCCAACGCGCGGGCGGCATACGGGTTGGGTGCCAGGGTGATGCGGTGGCGGAATCCCAGCGACTTGAGGTCCTCGCGCAGCTGCGCCTCGAACCGCGGCCAGGGACCGAACAGCTTGAAGCTGGCCTCGACCTCGAGCAGCAGGGCCGAGGGCATCTCGTGGCTGACCAGCGAGCTGTAGCGGTAGGCCCACGCGGCCAGGAAGCGGTGCCAGCGCACGTCCTCGGCCGGATCGTGGGCGACGGCGGTGAAACGGCTGCACAGGGCCTGCGCCGCGCCCAATGATTGACCGGCCCTCAATCCGGCGGCTTTGGCGGAGGCGTTGACGGCGCGCAGCACGCGGCGCTGCGCCGGCCCGGTCACCAGCGCCAGTGGGGCGGCGGGGTCAGGGTGGCGGCGCAGGACGCCGTCGAGCGCCAATTGCGGCAGGAGGATGCAGGCCCAGAGCATGGGCGGATCTCAATGGGTCCGCGCCCGCAGCGCATACAACTTGTGCACGCGTGAGGGTGGGAAGGCCCGGACCACGCCGCCCTGCCGGGAAGGCGGCCGGCAGCCGTCCGCGGCAAACGGGATCGCCTGCGGGGGCGGATTGCCGCCCCGGCACTTGAGTATCCGCAACCGGGCTGGATCGGCGTCGACGGCGATCCGCAGTGCCGCCGGCGAGGGATTGGCTGCCGCCTTTATCGGGCGCAGCGCAAACCCCAGGCACTGCCCGGCCTCGGCGGCCACCTGCAGGCGGCGCAGGGCGCGGTCGTCCACCTGACGGGGCCAGCACAGCACCGCCGAGCAGGCCGCCGAACGCAGGCACTGCTCGGTGGCCCACAGCGCGTCACGTGGATCGGCGCGGACGATCTGCAAACGCTGCAGACGGATGCCGGCATTCATCCAGGCCGGCGCATAGGGCAGGTACGGCGGCGCGATCAGCGCGATCATGCCGTCGGCCTGCGACAACCGGGCCAGGGTCGGCCACAGCAGGCGCAGCTCGCCCACACCGTCGGCCGGCAACAACAACTCGGTCAGGCCGGTTTCCGGCCAGCCGCCCTCGGGCAGGGCATCGTCCAGATCGGGGAAGCCGGTCGGCTGGCTGGATGGCGCGCGCGGGGCGGGCCGGCCACGCCAGACCTGGCGCGACTCCAGCAGGGACTCCAGGGAGCTGACCACCGCCATCAACCCGGCCTCACCAGTCCGGCAAACAAGCCTTCGATGGCGAAGTCGACGATGCGGGCGTCGATCTCGATCGGGGCGTAGGCCGGGTTTCGCGGCAGCAGGCGCAGATGGCCGCCATTGCCTTCCGCACCACCGGTGTCCAATCGCTTCACCGTCAGCTCGCCTTCGATCCGGGCCACCACCGTCTGGCCGTGGCGGGCCTGCGGCGTGCGATGCACGCCGATCAGATCGCCCGGCAGGATGGCGTCCAGGATCATCGAGTCGCCCTCGACCTCCAGCAGGTAGTCCGGACGCAGGCGGAACAGGGACGGGTCCAGGGTGAGTTCGCGCCTTACCTCCGGGTCGGAACCGATTGGCTGGCCGGCCGCGACCCGGCCCAGCAAGGGCACCTGCAGGAGTCCATCGCCCGGGGTGCCGGCAGTGCCCGGGCCGGTGAGCCGGATACCGCGCGCACGCCCGGTGGCCAGTTCGATCAGGCCCGCCTGTGCGAGCACTTCCAGGTGGTGCCGCGCCGAGCGGTTCTGGCGGAAACCGAAGGCGCGGGCGATCTCCATCTGTGACGGGGGGTAGCCGTGACGGGCGATGTGCTCGCGCAGATAGGCGAGCAGGCGGTGCTGGGTGTCGGAGAGGTCCATGTACTAATAATAGTACCTGTCTGTCTCACGCATTGAGATACGCCGCGGCTCAGGCGAGGTCGAACAATTCCGTCTGCACGCTACCCGCATCCTCCTCGATGAACCCCGAAAGCCCGACCCCTACCAGCCGATAGAGCGTGTTCCCGGGCAAGGCGACGCGGTCGCGCAGGTCGCAGGCGATATCAGCCAAGGCGTCCAGCGTGGCCGGCCGTGTGGGCGGCGTCAGGCTGCGGGTCAGGATGCGGAAATCAGCGGTCTTGAGCTTCAGCACCACCGTGCGCGGCGTGCGATCGGGATGGCGCTGCCGCTGGCGCTGGTAGCCGTCCCAGGTCTTCTCTGCCAGGCGCCGGATGTGCGGCTCCAGTTCCGCCAGTGGAAGGTCGCGCTCGAAGGTGTCCTCGGAGGAAATCTGCACGCTCAACCGTTCCGAGCGCACGGGGCTGTGGTCGATGCCCCGCGACAGCTGGTGCAGGCGGCGGCCCCAGCGACCGAAGCGCAACTCCAGCTCTTCGCCGGCGACCTCGCGCAACTGGCCCACGGTAGCGATGCCCAACTCGGCCAACTTGCCCTGCATCACCTTGCCCACGCCGGGCAGGCGGCCGACCGGCAGGGGAGTGAGGAACGCCTGCACCTGGCGGGGCCGGATCACGAAGGTGCCGTCGGGCTTGTTCCAGTCCGAGGCGATCTTGGCCAGGAACTTGTTGCCCGCGACGCCGGCCGAGGCCGTCAGCCCGGTTTCCGCCCTGATTGCGGCCCTGATCGCCTCGGCAGTAGCGGTCGCAGAGGGGAGGCCGCTGCGGTTCTCGGTGACATCCAGGTACGCCTCGTCCAAGGACAGCGGCTCCACCAGATCGGTGTGGCGCAGGAAGATCTCGCGCACCAATCGCGAGGCCTCCTTGTAGCGCGTGAAGTCCGGCGGAATGAAGATCGCATCCGGACACAGGCGTTCGGCACGCATCGCCGGCATCGCCGAGCGCACGCCGAACACACGTGCTTCGTAACTCGCCGCCACGACGACCGAGCGCGCACCGCGCCACGCCACCACCACCGGCTTGCCGCGCAGTGACGGGTCGTCGCGCTGCTCGACGGACGCATAGAAGGCGTCCATGTCGACGTGGAGGATCTTGCGAAGCGGGGTGGGCATCGGGGAAAGCGGCGTCTTTGGAAAGGAACAACGGTCGGGCAGGCCTCCGACCGCATCCATTGTGCGACAAGTTGCCGCCGCGGTTGCCGTCGTCACGCGCTCTTTGGCACGCTGGGGATCCTGGTTCGCGCAATACCCGCCAACCGCTCCGGAGCCACCCATGCAGCAACCCCGTCATTTCTCGATGCTCCGCGAATTCCAGCTTGCGGACTGGTTCACCCTTGGCAACGCGTTCTGCGGCACCGGCGCGATCTTCGCCGCGATGCGCTTCCTGCAGGAGGGCGTGGTGTTCGACCTGATGATCGGCATGGCGCTGATCCCTCTGGCCTTCATCTTCGATGCGCTGGACGGCCGGGTCGCGCGCTGGCGCAAATCCGCCTCCACCCTGGGGCGCGAGCTGGACTCGCTGGCCGACGTGATCTCCTTCGGCGTGGCGCCGGCGGCGCTTGCCTACGCGTGCGGCATGCAGGGCGGCTGGGACTGGGTGATCCTGAGTTTCTTCGTGGGCTGCGGGGTGAGCCGACTGGCGCGCTACAACGTTACCGCCGAGCAGTTGTCCGGCGACGAGGGCAAGGTCAAGTACTTCGAAGGCACGCCGATCCCGACCAGTCTGGTGCTGGTGATCGTGCTGTGGATCGCCGCGTCGCAGGGTGCGATCGGATCGCAACTGTGGCTGGGCGTGCTGAAGATCGGTCCGTGGCAATTCCATCCGCTGGTACTGATGTTCGCGCTGTCGGGCGTGCTGATGGTCAGCAAGACGGTGCGGATTCCCAAACCCTGATGAAGCGCGCGGTGCACGGGTACGCAACGACGGCGTTGCTATGATCAACGCCAGCTTGGGAGAGGTTCAATGAGCAATCAGGGATTTGGTTCGGGCGGGTTTCCTCCCGGTGGTTTCGGCAACGTCGCCGACCCCGTGGAACTGGGCGAACTGGCCCGTCAGTACTGGAACCAGTGGGGCGAGATGCTGCGCGCAGGCGGCCCGGGTGCGCCGGCGTCGGGCTTTGTCGGCACTGCTGGTTTCCCGGGCATGGGTTTCCCCGGTGGCAACGGTCCGACCGCGACCCCGGGCCTGCCCGGCTGGAGCGAGGGGGTGAACTGGTGGTCCCAGCTGGCCAGCGGCGGGATGCCGCAGGCCGACGCGACCGTGCAGCGCTTCAATACCCAGGCCCAGGGCTGGTACGCGCAGATCCAGGAGTTGGCTGCGCGCTTTGCCGGGCAGGATGCCAGCGCGCGCGATGTCAGCCAGGCATGGAAGGAGATGTTCGGTGGCCACGCGGCCAACCCCTTCGCCGATGCGCTCAAGGGCATGCAGGGGCAGGGCCCGCAGGGTTTCGAGCAGTGGATGGCGCAGGTTTCACCGTGGCTGGAGAAGCTGCGCGAGGGCAGCAACGCCTGGCTGGAAACCCCGACGTTCGGCCTCAACCGCGAGCATGAGCAGCGCTGGAAGGAGCTCATCCAGGCGCAGCAGGCGTACCAGCGCCACAACAAGGGCTACCAGGCGCTGATGAGCGAAGCGCTGCAGGATGCCTTCACGCGCTTCGAGAAGAAACTCGACGAGTGCAGCCAGCCAGGCAACAGGCTGGAGTCCATGGGCGCGCTGTTCGACCTGTGGATCGATGCGGCCGAAGATGCGTATGCCGACATCGCCATCTCGCCCCGGTTCCGCGACGCCTACGGCGCGTTGGGCAACGCGCAGATGACCTTGCGCGCGGCGGTGCAGAAGGAAATCGAGAACGTCGGCGAATCCATGGGGATGCCTTCGCGTACTGAAGTGGATGCCGCGCACCGCAAGATCACCCAGCTGGAGCGCGAGCTTCGCCGGCTGCGTGCACAGATCGAGGCGGTCGGATCGGGCGACTCGCGTGCCACAAACGCGGGCGTTTCCGCGCGCGCGGCGCCTGAGCCAAATGCGGCGCCTGATTCGCCGGCACAGAAACCGGCGACGCAACCGGCCACGCAACCCGCCGGTGCCAGCAAGCCCGCGAGCAAGCAGCGCGGCGTTGGTGACACCGCGGCCAAAAAAGCCGCCAAGCGGGCGACGGGCAAGCCGCTCAGGAAAGCGGCCAAGTCGGTCGCCGCGAAGCAGCCCGCGAAATCCGGAGCAAAGAAAACGGCCAAGGCGGCCGCTGCCAGGAAGGCCGCGGGTGGCAAGGCAACCGCGAAAAAGGCCGCTGCCAGCGCGCCTCGCGCGGCAGTAAAGAAGACCACCACAAAGGCCAGCTGACATGGACACTTCCTCACCATTCTCCGTCGGCCCCTTCGACTTCAGCGCAGATGCCCTGGCCCGGGAGGCGGGCGGCGTCCAGGAGAAGATGCGCGCGGGGCTGAAGACCCTCCACCAGGTGGGAGACATCAGCTACGGCGCGACGCCGAAAGAGGAGGTCTGGAATGACGGCAAGGTCACCCTGTACCGCTACCGTGGCGCGCAACTGGAAGACGGCCGTGCACCTACCGCCAAGGTGCCCCTGCTGATTGCCTACGCGCTGGTCAACCGGCCATACATGGTGGACCTGCAGGCAGACAAGTCGATCGTGCGTGGGCTGCTGGCCCGCGGCGAGGACGTCTACATACTGGATTGGGGCTACCCCGATCGCTCCGACCGTTACCTTGAGCTGGAGGATTACATCCAGCGCTACCTGGGCGGTGCGATCGACCACATCCGCGCGGCCCATCACCTGGACGCCATCAACCTGCTGGGCATCTGCCAGGGCGGCGCGTTCTCGCTGTGCTACGCGGCGCTGAACCCCACGAAGATCAAGAACCTCGTCACCATGGTCACTCCGGTGGACTTCCACACCGAAGACAACATGCTGTCCAACTGGATCCGCGAAGTCGACGTGGACCTGATGGTCGACACGCTGGGCAACATCCCGGCCGACATGATGAACTTCACCTACCTGACGTTGAAGCCGTGGCGGCTCTTCGTGCAGAAGTACGTGGGCCTGATCGACATCATGGATGACAAGGAGGCGCTGGAGGACTTCCTGCGCATGGAGAACTGGATCTTCGACTCACCCGACCAGGCCGGGGAGGCATTTCGCCAGTTCACCAAGCAGTTCTACCAGGCCAATGGCTTCATCAAGGGCAGCATCCGCATCGGCGACCGCAGCGTGGACCTGTCCCGGGTCGACATGCCTGTGTTGAACGTGTTCGCCCAGCACGACCATCTCGTGCCGCCGTCCTCATCGCAGGCGCTGGGTGGCCTGGTGGGCACGGAGGACTACAGCGAACTCTCCTTCCGCGGAGGCCATATCGGCATCTACGTCTCCAGCCGTGCGCAGCGCGAGGTGCCGCAGGCCGTCCACGAGTGGCTCGCCCAGCGCTCGAGCTGACCTAAGGAGGTTTCCCAATGAAATCCGCATCCGGCCCGATGAAATCCGCATCCGGCCCGTTTACCCGCTCGCGCAGCGATCGCATGCTGGCCGGCGTCATTGGCGGCATCGCCAGGCGCTTTGGCTGGAACTCGAACCTGTTGCGACTGCTGTACGTGATCTTCTCAATCGCGTCGGCTGCGTTCCCCGGCATCATCGTCTACCTGATCCTGTGGCTGCTGATGCCGGAGGAAGGGTCCTGACAAGTCGCGTGCGTCCGGCAGGCGCGACGCTGGCCGTGCTCGCCGGCATGGCCTGGACATTGCCGAACACGCTGCTGGGGCTCGTCCTGGGAATCGCCGGGATGCCGTTTGGCGCGCGCGCCCACTGGCGTGCGGCCGATCTGGCTCTGGTGTTCCATCACTGGCGCTGGGGACCGGGCGGGGCGCTTACGCTGGGTAACGTCATCATCCACACCGGCGATGATCTGGACGCCTCGTGCCTCACCTATGCGCACAGGGCGGGGTGGGGCACCGAGACCCCGGTCTGCCTGGCCGATCACGAGCGCGCCCACGTCTTCCAGTACATGGTCCTGGGGCCGCTGTTCCTGCCCCTGTACCTGCTGTGCGGCGGCGTCAGTGCACGCAACCGGTTCGAGCGTGCCGCTGACCGCTATGCCCAGACCGGCCGCGGCTGGTGGCCTTGGTAAGGGCAAAAAAGCTGAAGCACGACGCGCGCGCTCCGCTATACTCCCGGTCCGCGCCGAAGTGGCGGAATCGGTAGACGCAGCGGATTCAAAATCCGCCGATGGAGACATTGTGGGGGTTCGAGTCCCCCCTTCGGCACCAGATAAAAACAAAGGGCCTGCGAACGATCGCGGGCCCTTTGTTTTGGCCGAGCCTCAGCTTACTTGCGTGACAGCTCGGTGACCTTCATGCCCTGCACCGACGCGCCGACTTCCAGGCCGGTATTGGCGAGAACGAACGCCACCACGGGTGCTTCCATCGAGGACGTATCGACGCTGCCGTTGGCACCGATATTGGCGACGGCAACCGTCGCATCGACACCCGCGGTCCAGCCCTTGCTGTTGCGGAACTTGTTGAGCGATTCGGTCGTGGTGAACATGTAGATGACCGACTTCGACTGGGCACCAACCTGCCAGCCTACCGAGCCGACGGCGATGCTGTAGTAGCGCCTGGGGCTGTCGGTGGTTCGCAGGGAGCCGCGTCCGTACTCGGCGCCGACGACGAAGCTGCCGCCAACCACCGAAGGGAAAACCAGTATGCCCTTGGCTGCAGAGCCGAGTTCGCGCG
This genomic interval from Lysobacter ciconiae contains the following:
- a CDS encoding PspC domain-containing protein → MKSASGPFTRSRSDRMLAGVIGGIARRFGWNSNLLRLLYVIFSIASAAFPGIIVYLILWLLMPEEGS
- a CDS encoding Y-family DNA polymerase — encoded protein: MLWACILLPQLALDGVLRRHPDPAAPLALVTGPAQRRVLRAVNASAKAAGLRAGQSLGAAQALCSRFTAVAHDPAEDVRWHRFLAAWAYRYSSLVSHEMPSALLLEVEASFKLFGPWPRFEAQLREDLKSLGFRHRITLAPNPYAARALANQHDGLAILTDGPLHNALAQLPVERSGLPAEVASSLRRMGLSKLGQVVALPRVALGRRVGKDALAHLDRLTGSLPTPLRYYQPPDSFSSRIDLNYDVESSQALLFPLRRLTADLAAYLAGRDGGVERFTLVLEHERCADTEVVVGLLAPERDSAMLFELARGRLEQERVPAPVRGVQLLARELPPFVPAGRDLFDARPQQAVPWEQLRERLRARLGDESVQGLGVRADHRPERAWQAEHSRVAPPADLPRPGWLLPHPVPLRDHQLRILAGPERIETGWWDGDLRRDYYLLQTSQGQRAWAYRAAGDPPRLTSHHPASSAADGFMLHGWFS
- the dinB gene encoding DNA polymerase IV — translated: MPTPLRKILHVDMDAFYASVEQRDDPSLRGKPVVVAWRGARSVVVAASYEARVFGVRSAMPAMRAERLCPDAIFIPPDFTRYKEASRLVREIFLRHTDLVEPLSLDEAYLDVTENRSGLPSATATAEAIRAAIRAETGLTASAGVAGNKFLAKIASDWNKPDGTFVIRPRQVQAFLTPLPVGRLPGVGKVMQGKLAELGIATVGQLREVAGEELELRFGRWGRRLHQLSRGIDHSPVRSERLSVQISSEDTFERDLPLAELEPHIRRLAEKTWDGYQRQRQRHPDRTPRTVVLKLKTADFRILTRSLTPPTRPATLDALADIACDLRDRVALPGNTLYRLVGVGLSGFIEEDAGSVQTELFDLA
- the pssA gene encoding CDP-diacylglycerol--serine O-phosphatidyltransferase, coding for MQQPRHFSMLREFQLADWFTLGNAFCGTGAIFAAMRFLQEGVVFDLMIGMALIPLAFIFDALDGRVARWRKSASTLGRELDSLADVISFGVAPAALAYACGMQGGWDWVILSFFVGCGVSRLARYNVTAEQLSGDEGKVKYFEGTPIPTSLVLVIVLWIAASQGAIGSQLWLGVLKIGPWQFHPLVLMFALSGVLMVSKTVRIPKP
- a CDS encoding class III poly(R)-hydroxyalkanoic acid synthase subunit PhaC, giving the protein MDTSSPFSVGPFDFSADALAREAGGVQEKMRAGLKTLHQVGDISYGATPKEEVWNDGKVTLYRYRGAQLEDGRAPTAKVPLLIAYALVNRPYMVDLQADKSIVRGLLARGEDVYILDWGYPDRSDRYLELEDYIQRYLGGAIDHIRAAHHLDAINLLGICQGGAFSLCYAALNPTKIKNLVTMVTPVDFHTEDNMLSNWIREVDVDLMVDTLGNIPADMMNFTYLTLKPWRLFVQKYVGLIDIMDDKEALEDFLRMENWIFDSPDQAGEAFRQFTKQFYQANGFIKGSIRIGDRSVDLSRVDMPVLNVFAQHDHLVPPSSSQALGGLVGTEDYSELSFRGGHIGIYVSSRAQREVPQAVHEWLAQRSS
- the imuA gene encoding translesion DNA synthesis-associated protein ImuA codes for the protein MAVVSSLESLLESRQVWRGRPAPRAPSSQPTGFPDLDDALPEGGWPETGLTELLLPADGVGELRLLWPTLARLSQADGMIALIAPPYLPYAPAWMNAGIRLQRLQIVRADPRDALWATEQCLRSAACSAVLCWPRQVDDRALRRLQVAAEAGQCLGFALRPIKAAANPSPAALRIAVDADPARLRILKCRGGNPPPQAIPFAADGCRPPSRQGGVVRAFPPSRVHKLYALRARTH
- a CDS encoding BPSL1445 family SYLF domain-containing lipoprotein, whose protein sequence is MTSQVFRPVAMASALALCAFMFAGCTTTSPPGRTDVLSSTGDIDAQTDAALARLYSEVPGARELGSAAKGILVFPSVVGGSFVVGAEYGRGSLRTTDSPRRYYSIAVGSVGWQVGAQSKSVIYMFTTTESLNKFRNSKGWTAGVDATVAVANIGANGSVDTSSMEAPVVAFVLANTGLEVGASVQGMKVTELSRK
- the lexA gene encoding transcriptional repressor LexA; translated protein: MDLSDTQHRLLAYLREHIARHGYPPSQMEIARAFGFRQNRSARHHLEVLAQAGLIELATGRARGIRLTGPGTAGTPGDGLLQVPLLGRVAAGQPIGSDPEVRRELTLDPSLFRLRPDYLLEVEGDSMILDAILPGDLIGVHRTPQARHGQTVVARIEGELTVKRLDTGGAEGNGGHLRLLPRNPAYAPIEIDARIVDFAIEGLFAGLVRPG
- the phaE gene encoding class III poly(R)-hydroxyalkanoic acid synthase subunit PhaE, encoding MSNQGFGSGGFPPGGFGNVADPVELGELARQYWNQWGEMLRAGGPGAPASGFVGTAGFPGMGFPGGNGPTATPGLPGWSEGVNWWSQLASGGMPQADATVQRFNTQAQGWYAQIQELAARFAGQDASARDVSQAWKEMFGGHAANPFADALKGMQGQGPQGFEQWMAQVSPWLEKLREGSNAWLETPTFGLNREHEQRWKELIQAQQAYQRHNKGYQALMSEALQDAFTRFEKKLDECSQPGNRLESMGALFDLWIDAAEDAYADIAISPRFRDAYGALGNAQMTLRAAVQKEIENVGESMGMPSRTEVDAAHRKITQLERELRRLRAQIEAVGSGDSRATNAGVSARAAPEPNAAPDSPAQKPATQPATQPAGASKPASKQRGVGDTAAKKAAKRATGKPLRKAAKSVAAKQPAKSGAKKTAKAAAARKAAGGKATAKKAAASAPRAAVKKTTTKAS